In Synergistetes bacterium HGW-Synergistetes-1, the genomic window AAACAGATAAACTTCCTCAGGGGTATTATAAGAAGGTAGGAACCGTCTTGCAGAGAAGGGATTCCTCAGGAGAGGGGCAATCCCTTCTGCTTTTTTTAAGGGACATGGGTCCAATTTGGGTAAGCGCACCTGCATCAAAAACCAAGTGCAGGTTTGGCGGTGCAATAGAACCGCTTGTATGGGCAGAGTTCGATCTGTATCAGAGCCCTGCAAGGCTCTACCTTCAGGGAGCTGAAGTGAAGGAAGACTTTATTTCCCTCAGATGTTCTGCGGAAAAATTGAAATCAGCTCTGAGGTTATATAAAAGACTTTCCAAGACACTGATGGTAGGACATGAAAGCAATAATATTCTTATATTATTATGGTCATCGATGCTGTTGATCAAAGAAAACTGCCCGGTAGACATAGTTGAGTACAGG contains:
- the recO gene encoding DNA repair protein RecO, giving the protein MISSFETDKLPQGYYKKVGTVLQRRDSSGEGQSLLLFLRDMGPIWVSAPASKTKCRFGGAIEPLVWAEFDLYQSPARLYLQGAEVKEDFISLRCSAEKLKSALRLYKRLSKTLMVGHESNNILILLWSSMLLIKENCPVDIVEYRFTWKLLKEAGLAPSLQYCVNCGSKLDSGARWTNDGLICASCSGTNKEDLDADALKSLRFAALLNHDKFIEWTGSQEKSSLYTDELKKLVTFFTDMD